From Eptesicus fuscus isolate TK198812 chromosome 14, DD_ASM_mEF_20220401, whole genome shotgun sequence, one genomic window encodes:
- the LRRC4 gene encoding leucine-rich repeat-containing protein 4 translates to MKLLWQVTVHHTWNAVLLPVAYLTAQVWILCAAIAAAASAGPQNCPSVCSCSNQFSKVVCTRRGLSEVPQGIPSNTRYLNLMENNIQMIQADTFRHLHHLEVLQLGRNSIRQIEVGAFNGLASLNTLELFDNWLTVIPSGAFEYLSKLRELWLRNNPIESIPSYAFNRVPSLMRLDLGELKKLEYISEGAFEGLFNLKYLNLGMCNIKDMPNLTPLVGLEELEMSGNHFPEIRPGSFHGLSSLKKLWVMNSQVSLIERNAFDGLASLVELNLAHNNLSSLPHDLFTPLRYLVELHLHHNPWNCDCDILWLAWWLREYIPTNSTCCGRCHAPLHMRGRYLVEVDQASFQCSAPFIMDAPRDLNISEGRMAELKCRTPPMSSVKWLLPNGTVLSHASRHPRISVLSDGTLNFSHVLLSDTGVYTCMVTNVAGNSNASAYLNVSTAELNTSNYSFFTTVTVETTEISPEDTTRKYKLVPTTSTGYQPAYTTSTTVLIQTTRVPKQVAVPATDTNDKMQTSLDEVMKTTKIIIGCFVAVTLLAAAMLIVFYKLRKRHQQRSTVTAARTVEIIQVDEDIPAAASSAATAAPSGVSGEGAVVLPTIHDHINYNTYKPAHGAHWTENSLGNSLHPTVTTISEPYIIQTHTKDKVQETQI, encoded by the coding sequence ATGAAGCTCTTGTGGCAGGTAACTGTGCACCACACCTGGAATGCCGTCCTGCTCCCGGTCGCCTACCTCACAGCGCAAGTGTGGATTCTGTGTGCAGCCATCGCTGCTGCCGCCTCCGCCGGGCCCCAGAACTGCCCTTCTGTCTGCTCGTGCAGTAACCAGTTCAGCAAGGTGGTGTGCACCCGCCGGGGTCTCTCCGAGGTCCCGCAGGGAATTCCCTCCAACACCCGGTACCTCAACCTCATGGAAAACAACATCCAGATGATCCAGGCCGACACCTTCCGACATCTCCACCACCTGGAGGTCCTGCAGCTGGGCAGGAACTCCATCCGACAGATTGAGGTGGGGGCCTTCAATGGCCTAGCCAGCCTCAACACCCTGGAGCTGTTCGACAACTGGCTGACAGTCATCCCCAGTGGGGCCTTTGAGTACCTGTCCAAGCTGCGGGAGCTCTGGCTGCGAAACAACCCCATAGAGAGCATCCCCTCTTATGCCTTCAACCGTGTGCCCTCCCTCATGCGCCTGGACTTGGGGGAGCTCAAGAAGCTGGAGTACATCTCTGAGGGGGCTTTTGAGGGGCTATTCAACCTCAAGTACCTGAACTTGGGCATGTGTAACATTAAAGATATGCCCAATCTCACCCCCCTGGTagggctggaggagctggagatgTCAGGGAACCACTTCCCTGAGATCAGGCCTGGCTCCTTCCATGGCCTGAGCTCCCTCAAGAAGCTCTGGGTCATGAACTCACAGGTCAGCTTGATTGAGCGGAATGCTTTTGATGGGCTGGCCTCACTTGTGGAACTCAACTTGGCCCACAAtaacctctcctctctgccccatgACCTCTTCACTCCACTGAGGTACCTGGTGGAGTTGCACCTGCACCACAATCCTTGGAACTGTGATTGTGACATTCTGTGGCTGGCATGGTGGCTTCGGGAGTATATACCCACCAATTCCACCTGCTGTGGCCGCTGTCATGCTCCCCTGCACATGCGAGGCCGCTACCTGGTGGAGGTGGACCAGGCCTCCTTTCAGTGTTCTGCCCCCTTTATCATGGATGCACCTCGGGACCTCAATATCTCTGAGGGTCGGATGGCGGAACTTAAGTGTCGGACTCCCCCTATGTCCTCTGTGAAGTGGTTGCTGCCCAATGGAACAGTGCTTAGCCATGCCTCACGCCACCCCCGGATCTCTGTCCTCAGTGATGGCACCTTGAACTTTTCCCACGTGCTACTCTCAGACACCGGGGTGTACACATGCATGGTGACCAATGTGGCAGGCAACTCCAACGCCTCGGCCTACCTCAATGTGAGCACGGCCGAGCTCAACACCTCCAACTATAGCTTCTTCACCACCGTCACAGTGGAGACCACCGAGATATCACCCGAGGATACAACACGCAAATACAAGCTGGTTCCTACCACGTCCACTGGTTACCAGCCGGCATATACCACCTCTACCACGGTGCTCATTCAGACCACCCGTGTGCCCAAGCAGGTGGCAGTGCCCGCGACAGACACCAACGACAAGATGCAGACCAGCCTGGATGAAGTCATGAAGACCACCAAGATCATCATTGGCTGCTTCGTGGCAGTGACTCTGCTAGCTGCCGCCATGTTGATTGTCTTCTATAAACTTCGTAAGCGGCACCAGCAGAGGAGTACAGTCACGGCCGCCCGAACAGTTGAGATTATCCAAGTGGATGAAGACATCCCAGCAGCGGCATCctcagcagcaacagcagctccATCCGGTGTATCAGGTGAGGGGGCAGTAGTGCTGCCCACAATTCATGACCATATTAACTACAACACCTACAAACCAGCACATGGGGCCCACTGGACAGAAAACAGCCTGGGGAACTCTCTGCACCCCACAGTCACCACTATCTCTGAACCTTATATAATTCAGACCCATACCAAGGACAAGGTACAGGAAACTCAAATATGA